Sequence from the Rutidosis leptorrhynchoides isolate AG116_Rl617_1_P2 chromosome 3, CSIRO_AGI_Rlap_v1, whole genome shotgun sequence genome:
tatatttatctattaaaagACATTTGAATTTGATTAAATCGGTACTAGGAAGTTTGGCTATTTATTATTTCTCTCTTAATAAATGCCCAGAATCGATGTTAACTGAGTTGGAGCGCATTCGTGCTAATTTATTTTGGGGTTCTTCTAATCAGAATAATAAGATGCATTGGATTATGTGGTATCAAGTTTTGGACTCATTTGATAACGGTGGTCTTCAAGAGTACAAGTAGGTAGCCTCCAGGCGTATGACGAAGCGTTACTCTTGATGTGGATTTGGAGATTTGTCAACTATCCGAACTCAATGTGGGCTGAGGCCAATAGCGGTGTTCAAGGGCATTCTGGAGGTTTAGATGGTTCACAAATTTGGGGTTCGAGTCCTTGCTGCTCGTTTGTTAAAGTTTTTTAAAAAGGCCAAGGAAGAGGGTTTGATTCCTCAATGTTCTTTGGATCAAAGTCGGTAATAGGTAAAAGTAGATGAAGATGGCTAAATCTTCCATTGTTGTATTAGCTCAAAAGCTTAAAATGAATCAGATACATCACAGTTACATATATACTAGCACTAGAGGACAAAATAGGACTAACTACTATCTAACAACATCTACCTACTTCTTAACAAAAATAATAGCTACTTAATTAAATTAAATGGAATTACAAGAGGTGAGGTGTCTTTGTCTCTTGACATATTGAGATGAGATGGTGTTGACTTTGACCATGTGGTGTATTCCTTTATCCCCCTCACAAGTTGGCAATGTGTAGGGATCACATATGCCAAACTTGGAGATGCAGGAGTGAAATGGTGATTTGCTCAACGGTTTGGTGAAGACATCTGTAACTTGAGTGGTAGAAGGAATGAAGACAGTTGAAATTTGACCAGCCTTGATTTTGTCTCTTACAAAGTGACAATCAATCTCAATATGTTTAGTTCTTGCATGCTGGATTGGATTGGCTGCAAAGGCAATAGTAGAGCTGTTGTCACAGAAAATAGTGACAGGTTTAGTTGGTgaaatgtgaagatcatgaagcagACTCTGTAACCAAGTTAATTCACAAGTACAGTCTGTAAGTGCCCTGTATTCAGCTTCCGTGCTTGATCTTGAGACAACTGTTTGTTTCTTTGATTGCCATGAAATTAGACAAGAACGAAGGTAGATACAATAACCAGTAATTGATCTTCTGGAGAGACTGCATTTGGCCCAATCACTGTTACAATATGCCTGTAGTGTCAGTGTACTTGATCTTGAAAAATGGAGTCCTTGACCAGGGCATAGCTTGATATACCTAAGGACTTTATATAAGGCCTGAAGATGACTTGTCCTAGGGGTTTGACCAAATTGACTTAGAGCTTGAGCTGCATAGGATAAGTCTGGCCTAGTAATGGTGAGGTAAATGAGTTTACCAACTAGGGTTCTGTAAAGTGTGGCATCAGGTAGTGGTTCACCAACATTATCAGACAAATTAATGTTTAGATCAAGTGGAATGTTTGAAGGTTTTTCATCAAGAATGCCAGCTAAGTGTAATAACTCTAGTGCATATTTTCTTTGAGACATGGTGATCCCATCTTGGTTTCTCAAAAATTCTATTCCAAGGTAATAGTTCAGTGCTCCTAGATCTTTTATGCTGAAGTGGCATCCAGTTGTGTCTTGATGTTTTTGATGAGTTGAATATTGTTGCCAGTAATTAGTAAATCATCAACATATATGACTAGAGCAATAAAATCTGTATTGTGGCTGTAGGTGAATAATGAGGTGTCTGCATAACTCTGCTTAAAGCCAAAAGTGAGTAAGAAGTCTGTAAGCTTTGTAAACCATTGCCTATTGGCTTGTTTGAGTCCATAAAGGGACTTTTGTAGCTTGCAGACAGAGTTAGGAGGTAAATCTTTGTTGTAACCTGGTGGTAGAAGCATATAAACCTCTTCATGCAAGTCACCATGGAGAAAAGCATTGTTGATGTCAAGTTGTTCTATGGGCCAATTGTGATTAACTGCAGTAACAAGTAGTGCCCTAACTGTGACCATTTTGGCAACAGGTGCAAAAGTTTCTTTGTAGTATGTGCCTTCTTTTTGTGTATAGCCTTTAGCTACTAATCTTGCCTTGTACCTTTCTATTGAACTATCTGATTTGAGTTTAACTTTAAAAACCCGTTTTCAACCAATAGCAGTCTTGTTAGAGGGCAGAGTTGTAATGATCCAAGTGTGATTGGATTCAAGAGCTTGTAGCTCCTTATTTATTGCCTCAACCCATTTCTCATGTATAGATGCTTGTATATATGATTGTGGTTCTACTATTGAATTAATTGTGCAGATGGGATGTCTGGTATTGTGAGAGTGAATGTTGGTGTAGTTGAGATATTTGGAATGATGGAATTTTGTGAGAGAGTTGACTGTGGATTTTGGAAAATTGCAGTGGTAGTCTTTGTATTTGGATGGAATTGAATGTGACTCGGTTGAGGTTATTTTTGATATTGGTGGTTGAGATGTATTGGTGGTTGAATTGAGTGGAGGGTTGAAGTCAGATGGTTGGTGTATAGGATTGGAATTGTGTGATGAGGATGGTGAAATTgatatgttgtttgatgatgtGTTAGGATCATTGAGTGTTGTATGTGGTTGAGCATTGGTAGGAGTGATGACAGTTTCAATGTGTGTTTCATTGGATTTTGAATTTGAGGTGTCTGTTGATGTATTGTGAAGAGTTTGGAAGGGAAAAACTGTTTCATCAAAAGTTACATGTCTACTGACAAATACTTTGTGTGTTTGAATATCATATAGGATGTAGCCTTTTTGTGTGGTGGGTAGCCTAAAAGGATGGATGGGATGGATCTTGGTTTGAGTTTATCTGTAGGGTGATTGTGTGCATTGGCTTTACAACCTATGATTCTTAGGTGTGATATGTCAGGTGTGATGTTGTACACAAGTTCATAAGGACTTTTGTTTTGTAGTGGTTTGGTAGGGAGTCTATTTATTAGATTGGTTGCTGCAAGGATACAATAACCCCAAAGATGGATAGGGATGTGAGATTGAAACCTGATTGCCCTAGCAATTTCAAGAAGTTATTTGTGTTTTCTTTCTACTCTAGCATTCTGTTGGGGTGTGTAGGGACAGCTagtttgatggatgatgccttttGAGTGGAGAAAATCAGCGAGGTCTTGGTTCGCAAATTCAGATCCATTGTCTGTTCTTATTGTTTTTATGGAGATATTGAAATGGTTAAGAATGTATGCATAGAACATTTTGATATGTGAAATGGCATGGTGTTTGCTAGGTAAAAGATAGGTCCAAATGGCCCTGGAGTAATCATCAACAATTATTAGAAAATATTTGCATTGATTTATGGTAGAGTGTTTATATGGGCCCTACATGTCCATGTGAATGAGTGTAAACAAAGAATTAGAGTGAGATTCACTAATAGAGAAAGGTAAAGCATATTGTTTTGATAAAGGACAAATAGTACAGTTTGCTGCAGTATAGTTACATTTTATTAAAGAATGTAAATGTTTAATGTGTTTCATGACTTGAAGAGATGGGTGTCCAAGTCTTGAATGCCACAGAGATGAGTCATCAGTTGAGTTGGTTGATGAAAGTTGATGAATTGAATGAGATGGTGCAAGTTTTGATTGTTGTATGACATAGAGACCATTACAGAGGGTGCCATGAGCAATCCTCTTATTGTGGTTCTGAAAATAACATGATAAAGGTGTAAATAAAACTGATAGATGGAGATATTGTCCTAGCTTGCTAACAGATAGAAGATTGTAGGCAAAATTAGGTATGTAGAAGACATCATGTAGAGTAATGTGAGAGTTAATGGTGACAAATCCTGATTTTGTGACTGATGTGTTGTGTCCATTAGGTAAAGTGACAAGGATAGGTTTATTGCAGTCTTGTATGTTGTGCATATTTGTTAGTGAGTTTGAGATGTGGTCAGTAGCACCACTATCAACTATCCAAGCATTTTTAACATGAGAAACAATTGAAGCAATAAGCTTGTACTCTTGAGTAGAAATATGTGAAGCAATGAATCTGTGTATACCTGATGTTGAACCTGTGTAGGTGTCTGGTTCACATCCCTTTTGCTTGTTCTGCATCATCAAGAGTACTTGATTCAATTGATTTTGAAGTTGATCCATTCTGGCATTCATTGCAAGTTCTGCACTGTTGTTGTTTGTGTCATTTGCAGTAACCATGTTGACACTCTTGATGGGCTGTGTTGCCTTGAGTGGTGGTGTGTACTTGCCATGAAGTGGATGACCCACTGGATATCCCACTAGCTTGTAGCATACATCTTTTGAGTGTCCTTCAAAGCCACAATTGCTGCAGAATATGCCTTTCTTGAAATTGCTCCTCCTTTCTTGTGATCCAGTGCTCATTGTGTTCCTATTAGTCCACCTTGTGTTGTTGCTGTTTGAGTACCTATTGTAGTTACCTTGTGCAGAGAGAGCAGCTGATATGGTAGGTTTTGATGTGACTGATTCCCTTTACCTTTCTTCTTGCCTGAGCATTTCATAAGCTTTGGCCACATTAAGAAAAGGTTGCATCAGGAGAATTTGCCCTCTGATGTTGGAATAACATTCATCAAGTCCCATTAGAAATTGTATGAGCCTCTTTCTTTGATCCCTTTCGATGTTTACTCTCCCATTTTCACAATTACAGACACATGTACAGTTGTAAGGTGCTTTAATTGCATCTAATTCATCCCAGTAACCTTTGAGTTTGTGATAGTACACCTCTATTGAACACTAACTTTGTTTGAGCTGGATGATTTCATTAGTTAGCTGATAGATCCTGTGTCCATCTAATTGAGAGTATTGTTCTTGCAGTTCTTTCCATAGTTCATGAGCGGTATTCACAAAGTTAAGTGAATTGCTAATTTGATCAGATATGGTATTCAGTGTCCAAGATATGATCATATCATTCGTCCTATCCCATAGTGCCCTAATTTGTGAATTGTTTGCAGGTTCAGTGAACTCACCAGTAACAATTTGTAGCTTGTTCTTCGCATTTAGA
This genomic interval carries:
- the LOC139902181 gene encoding uncharacterized mitochondrial protein AtMg00810-like — protein: MSQRKYALELLHLAGILDEKPSNIPLDLNINLSDNVGEPLPDATLYRTLVGKLIYLTITRPDLSYAAQALSQFGQTPRTSHLQALYKVLRYIKLCPGQGLHFSRSSTLTLQAYCNSDWAKCSLSRRSITGYCIYLRSCLISWQSKKQTVVSRSSTEAEYRALTDCTCELTWLQSLLHDLHISPTKPVTIFCDNSSTIAFAANPIQHARTKHIEIDCHFVRDKIKAGQISTVFIPSTTQVTDVFTKPLSKSPFHSCISKFGICDPYTLPTCEGDKGIHHMVKVNTISSQYVKRQRHLTSCNSI